Proteins co-encoded in one Flavobacterium fluviale genomic window:
- the pth gene encoding aminoacyl-tRNA hydrolase: MIKWITNLFSSTPKEENIYNMKKYLIVGLGNIGAEYVNTRHNIGFKVLDFLAKKEGLSFETVKMGTLAEYKFKGRTFFLLKPNTYMNLSGKAVKYWMDKENIPLENILVITDDLNLSFGTIRIKPKGSDGGHNGLKNINLVLNTQQYTRFRFGISDQFKKGQQIDYVLGEWNAEEEAKLPERLETSAEIIRTFGTAGLENTMTTFNGK; encoded by the coding sequence ATGATAAAATGGATAACAAACCTGTTTTCATCAACACCAAAAGAAGAGAACATATACAATATGAAAAAATATTTAATCGTAGGATTAGGAAATATCGGAGCCGAATACGTAAATACAAGACATAATATCGGATTTAAAGTGCTGGATTTTTTAGCCAAAAAAGAAGGTCTTTCATTTGAAACTGTAAAAATGGGTACGCTGGCAGAATATAAGTTTAAAGGACGAACATTCTTTCTTCTAAAACCGAACACATACATGAATTTAAGCGGTAAAGCCGTAAAATATTGGATGGACAAGGAGAATATTCCTTTAGAAAATATATTGGTTATTACAGACGATTTAAACCTCTCATTTGGAACTATCAGGATTAAACCAAAAGGAAGCGATGGCGGTCACAACGGACTTAAAAACATCAATTTAGTTTTGAACACACAGCAATACACTCGTTTTAGATTTGGTATTAGTGATCAATTTAAAAAAGGACAGCAGATAGATTACGTTTTAGGAGAATGGAATGCAGAAGAAGAGGCAAAATTACCGGAACGTTTAGAGACTTCTGCAGAAATTATCAGGACTTTTGGAACTGCAGGATTAGAGAATACTATGACTACATTTAATGGAAAATAA
- a CDS encoding amidophosphoribosyltransferase → MSDALKHECGIALVRLLKPLEYYKEKYGTAFYGIQKMYLMMEKQHNRGQDGAGFASIKLDVEPGQRYISRVRSNHAQPIQDVFKQINERISEELKAQPEIGDDINKIKSQIPYVGELFLGHVRYGTFGKNSIESVHPFLRQSNWMHRNLILAGNFNMTNVKELFENLVELGQHPKEMADTVTVMEKIGHFLDKEVMQLYQDCKTEGYSKREASPVIAERLDIAKILARSAKNLDGGYAMAGLLGHGDAFVFRDPAGIRPAYFYQDDEVVVVASERPVIQTVFNVPFESVQEIEPGNALIIKKSGKVSMNQILEPTVKKACSFERIYFSRGSDAEIYQERKNLGKLILPAVLKAIDSDTDNTVFSYIPNTAETSFYGLVEAAQDFLNQRKNNYILENRNTLTAETLQELLAVKIRTEKVAIKDAKLRTFITEDSSRDDLVAHVYDVTYGVIKLEDNLVIIDDSIVRGTTLKMSIIKMMDRLKPKRIVIVSSAPQIRYPDCYGIDMAKLEGLVAFRAALTLLKERNLYHIVDEVYAKCKAQENFDDKDVVNYVTAIYDQFTPEEISDKIAEMLSSPEINAEVKIIFQKVEDLHIACPKNLGDWYFTGDYPTPGGNRVVNRAFMNFYEGKDARAY, encoded by the coding sequence ATGAGCGACGCTTTAAAACACGAATGTGGTATAGCCTTAGTTAGACTTCTTAAACCGCTTGAATATTATAAAGAAAAATACGGAACTGCTTTCTACGGAATTCAGAAAATGTATTTAATGATGGAAAAACAGCACAACCGTGGACAAGACGGTGCTGGTTTTGCAAGCATTAAATTGGATGTTGAACCTGGACAACGCTACATCAGCAGAGTTCGTTCTAATCATGCACAGCCGATACAAGATGTTTTTAAACAAATCAATGAGAGAATCAGCGAAGAATTAAAAGCACAGCCTGAAATTGGTGACGACATCAATAAAATAAAATCACAAATTCCTTATGTTGGCGAATTGTTTTTAGGACACGTTCGTTACGGAACTTTTGGAAAAAACAGCATCGAAAGCGTTCACCCATTTTTACGTCAAAGCAACTGGATGCACCGTAATTTGATTTTGGCAGGAAACTTCAACATGACAAATGTTAAAGAACTTTTCGAAAACCTAGTTGAACTTGGACAGCATCCAAAAGAAATGGCGGATACGGTTACGGTAATGGAAAAAATTGGTCATTTCTTAGATAAGGAAGTAATGCAATTGTACCAAGATTGTAAAACAGAAGGCTATTCTAAAAGAGAAGCTTCTCCAGTAATTGCTGAGCGTTTGGATATTGCTAAAATATTAGCTCGTTCGGCTAAAAATTTAGATGGAGGTTACGCAATGGCTGGTTTACTAGGTCATGGTGATGCATTTGTTTTTAGAGATCCAGCAGGAATTCGTCCAGCTTATTTTTATCAAGATGACGAAGTAGTTGTTGTAGCTTCTGAAAGACCAGTTATTCAAACTGTGTTTAATGTACCTTTTGAAAGTGTTCAGGAAATCGAACCAGGAAACGCTTTAATCATTAAGAAAAGCGGTAAAGTTTCTATGAATCAAATCTTGGAACCTACCGTTAAAAAAGCTTGTTCGTTTGAAAGAATTTATTTCTCAAGAGGAAGTGATGCTGAAATTTATCAAGAACGTAAAAATTTAGGAAAATTAATTTTACCTGCAGTTCTTAAAGCTATCGACAGCGATACAGATAATACAGTTTTCTCATACATTCCAAACACAGCAGAAACTTCATTTTATGGTTTGGTTGAAGCTGCTCAGGATTTCTTAAACCAAAGAAAAAACAATTATATTTTAGAAAACAGAAATACGCTGACTGCAGAAACGCTTCAGGAACTTTTAGCTGTAAAAATACGTACAGAAAAAGTTGCCATTAAAGATGCTAAACTTAGAACCTTTATTACCGAAGACAGCAGCCGTGATGATTTAGTTGCACACGTTTACGACGTTACTTACGGCGTAATTAAACTAGAAGACAACTTAGTTATCATTGACGACAGTATCGTTCGTGGTACAACTCTTAAAATGAGTATTATTAAGATGATGGATCGCTTGAAACCAAAGCGTATTGTTATTGTTTCATCTGCACCGCAAATTCGTTATCCAGATTGTTACGGAATTGATATGGCAAAACTGGAAGGCCTTGTTGCTTTTAGAGCTGCATTGACTTTATTAAAAGAAAGAAACTTATATCATATTGTTGACGAAGTTTACGCTAAATGTAAAGCACAAGAAAACTTTGACGATAAAGATGTAGTAAATTATGTAACTGCAATTTATGATCAATTTACTCCAGAAGAGATTTCAGATAAAATTGCTGAAATGTTAAGTTCGCCAGAAATTAATGCAGAGGTAAAAATCATTTTTCAAAAAGTAGAAGATTTACATATTGCCTGCCCTAAAAATTTAGGAGACTGGTATTTTACAGGTGACTATCCTACCCCAGGCGGAAACCGTGTTGTAAACCGTGCATTTATGAATTTTTATGAAGGAAAAGACGCGCGAGCTTATTAA
- a CDS encoding superoxide dismutase produces the protein MAFELPQLPYAYDALEPHIDARTMEIHHSKHHNAYTTNLNAAIAGTDLEGKTIENILINLDKSNAAVRNNGGGFYNHNLFWTVMSPDGGGLPTGDLLAAIEASFGTFEEFKAKFAKAGATQFGSGWAWLTVQKGGKLEVVGTPNQDNPLMPEVAGNGGTPILGMDVWEHAYYLNYQNRRPDYIEAFFSVINWTEVARRFALDK, from the coding sequence ATGGCTTTTGAATTACCACAATTACCATATGCATATGATGCATTAGAACCACATATTGATGCTCGTACAATGGAAATCCACCATTCTAAACATCACAATGCATATACGACAAATCTTAATGCAGCTATCGCTGGGACAGATTTAGAGGGGAAAACAATCGAAAATATCTTAATCAACTTAGATAAATCTAACGCGGCAGTTCGTAATAATGGTGGAGGTTTCTACAACCACAATTTATTCTGGACAGTTATGTCTCCAGACGGAGGCGGATTGCCAACAGGAGATTTATTAGCTGCAATCGAAGCTTCTTTTGGAACTTTCGAGGAGTTTAAAGCAAAATTTGCTAAAGCTGGAGCAACACAATTCGGTTCAGGATGGGCTTGGTTAACAGTTCAAAAAGGAGGAAAATTAGAAGTTGTAGGTACTCCAAATCAAGATAATCCATTAATGCCGGAAGTTGCTGGTAACGGTGGAACTCCAATCTTAGGAATGGACGTTTGGGAACACGCTTACTACTTAAACTATCAAAACAGAAGACCAGATTATATTGAAGCTTTCTTCAGCGTAATTAACTGGACAGAAGTTGCTAGAAGATTTGCATTAGACAAATAG
- a CDS encoding PfkB family carbohydrate kinase, whose amino-acid sequence MNKLLIVGTVAFDAIETPFGKTDKILGGAATYIGLSASFFNLQSAIVSVVGDDFPQEHLDLLTSKNIDISGIEIVKGGKTFFWSGLYHNDLNSRDTLVTELNVLADFQPKVPQNYKDADVVMLGNLHPLVQSSVLDQMEKKPKLVVLDTMNFWMDCALPELLDVIKRVDVITINDEEARQLSGEYSLVKAAAKIQDMGPKYVVIKKGEHGALLFHNREVFFAPALPLEEVFDPTGAGDTFAGGFSGFIAQSENISFGNMKNAIIYGSNLASFCVEKFGTERMETLSKAEVAIRLQQFKSLTQFDIEI is encoded by the coding sequence ATGAATAAATTATTGATTGTTGGAACAGTTGCTTTCGACGCGATTGAAACTCCTTTCGGAAAAACAGATAAAATATTAGGTGGTGCTGCAACGTATATTGGTTTATCAGCATCCTTTTTTAACTTGCAATCGGCCATAGTTTCTGTAGTTGGCGACGATTTTCCTCAAGAACATTTAGATTTATTAACTTCAAAAAATATTGATATCTCTGGTATCGAAATTGTAAAAGGCGGTAAAACGTTTTTTTGGAGCGGATTGTATCATAACGATTTAAACTCTAGAGATACATTGGTTACTGAGCTAAACGTTTTAGCTGATTTTCAGCCAAAAGTTCCTCAAAACTATAAAGATGCTGATGTTGTGATGCTAGGAAACTTACATCCTTTAGTACAAAGCAGTGTTTTAGATCAAATGGAGAAAAAACCAAAATTAGTTGTATTAGATACAATGAACTTTTGGATGGACTGCGCTCTTCCTGAATTATTAGACGTTATTAAACGTGTAGATGTTATTACAATCAATGATGAAGAAGCAAGACAACTTTCTGGTGAATATTCATTAGTAAAAGCGGCTGCCAAAATCCAAGACATGGGACCAAAATACGTGGTGATCAAAAAAGGAGAACACGGAGCACTTTTATTCCATAATAGAGAAGTATTCTTTGCGCCTGCTTTACCATTAGAAGAAGTTTTTGATCCAACTGGAGCTGGAGACACTTTCGCAGGTGGTTTCTCAGGATTTATTGCGCAAAGCGAAAACATTTCGTTTGGCAATATGAAAAATGCAATTATTTACGGTTCAAATTTAGCTTCGTTCTGCGTAGAGAAATTTGGAACTGAAAGGATGGAAACATTAAGTAAAGCAGAAGTAGCGATTCGATTACAGCAATTTAAGTCGTTAACTCAGTTTGACATAGAAATATAA